The following proteins are encoded in a genomic region of Cricetulus griseus strain 17A/GY chromosome 7, alternate assembly CriGri-PICRH-1.0, whole genome shotgun sequence:
- the Rnf112 gene encoding RING finger protein 112 isoform X2 — translation MPRPALSVTAFCHRLGKRESKRSFMGNSSNSWSHASFPKLELGLGHRPSPPREPPTCSICLERLREPISLDCGHDFCIRCFSTHRIPGCETPCCPECRKICKQKKGLRSLGERMKLLPQRPQPPALQETCAVRAERLLLVRINASGGLILRMGAINRCLKHPLARDTPVCLLAVLGEQHSGKSFLLDHLLRGLPSLESGDSGRPRTEGSLPGIRWGANGLTRGIWMWSHPFLLGKEGKKVAVFLVDTGDVMSPELSRETRVKLCALTMMLSSYQILNTSQELKDTDLGYLEMFVHVAEVMGKHYGMVPIQHLDLLVRDSSHHNKSGQGHMGDILQKLSGKYPKVQELLLGKRARCYLLPAPERQWVNKGQASPGGNTEDDFSHLFRAYILDVLSTAPQHAKSRCQGYWSEGRAVARGDRRLLTGQQLAQEIKNLSGWMGKTGPSFSSPDEMAAQLHDLRKVEAAKKEFEEYVRQQDIATKRIFSALRVLPDTMRNLLSTQKDAILARHGVALLCKEREQTLEALEAELQAEAKAFMDSYTMRFCGHLAAVGGAVGAGLMGLAGGVVGAGMAAAALAAEAGMVAAGAAVGATGAAVVGGGVGAGLAATVGCMEKEEDERVQGGDREPLLQEE, via the exons ATGCCGAGGCCCGCTCTGTCAGTCACTGCTTTTTGTCATCGGCTTGGCAAACGG GAGAGCAAAAGAAGCTTCATGGGAAACAGCAGCAACAGTTG GTCCCATGCATCATTCCCCAAGCTGGAGCTGGGCCTGGGACACCGTCCCTCCCCACCCCGGGAGCCGCCTACCTGCTCCATCTGTCTGGAAAGGCTTCGAGAGCCCATCTCACTGGACTGTGGCCATGACTTTTGCATTCGGTGCTTCAGCACACATCGCATCCCAGGCTGCGAGACACCATGCTGCCCCGAGTGCCGGAAAATCTGCAAGCAAAAGAAGGGCCTCCGCAGTCTAGGGGAGAGGATGAAGCTCCTGCCACAGCGGCCACAGCCCCCTGCACTGCAG gAGACCTGTGCTGTGAGGGCTGAGCGGCTGCTGCTGGTTCGGATCAATGCCTCTGGAGGCCTCATCCTCAGGATGGGAGCCATAAACCGCTGCCTGAAGCATCCACTGGCCAGGGACACACCTGTCTGTTTGCTTGCTGTCCTGGGAgagcagcactcaggaaagtccTTCCTCTTGGACCACTTGCTCAGAGGCTTACCAAGCCTG GAATCTGGTGACAGTGGCAGGCCCAGAACAGAGGGGTCCCTTCCTGGGATCAGGTGGGGTGCCAATGGCCTTACTAGGGGCATCTGGATGTGGAGTCACCCCTTTCTGctgggaaaagaagggaagaag GTGGCTGTGTTCTTAGTGGACACAGGAGATGTCATGAGCCCAGAACTGAGCAGGGAAACAAGGGTCAAGCTCTGTGCTCTCACCATGATGCTCAGCTCCTACCAG ATCCTGaacacctcccaagagctgaagGATACAGACCTGGGCTACCTAGAG ATGTTCGTTCATGTGGCTGAGGTGATGGGCAAGCATTATGGGATGGTGCCAATCCAG CATCTGGACCTCTTAGTTCGTGACTCTTCCCATCACAATAAGTCAGGGCAAGGGCACATGGGTGACATACTCCAG AAGCTGTCTGGCAAATACCCCAAGGTCCAGGAGCTGCTCCTAGGGAAACGGGCCCGCTGTTACCTCCTGCCTGCTCCTGAGAGGCAGTGGGTAAACAAAGGCCAAGCAAGCCCAGGAGGCA ACACAGAAGATGACTTCTCCCATCTCTTCCGGGCCTACATCTTGGATGTGCTGAGCACAGCACCTCAGCATGCTAAGAGCCGCTGCCAGGGGTACTGGAGTGAGGGCCGTGCTGTGGCCAGGGGGGACAGACGCCTGCTCACAGGGCAGCAGCTAGCACAGGAGATCAAG AACCTCTCGGGCTGGATGGGGAAGACTGGGCCCAGTTTCAGCTCTCCAGATGAG ATGGCTGCCCAGCTCCATGACCTGAGGAAAGTGGAAGCTGCCAAGAAGGAGTTTGAGGAATACGTGAGGCAGCAG GACATAGCCACAAAGCGCATCTTCTCTGCACTCCGAGTCCTGCCTGACACCATGCGGAACCTGCTCTCTACCCAGAAGGACGCCATCTTGGCTCGCCATGGGGTCGCCTTGTTGTGCAAGGAGAGAGAGCAGACCTTAGAAGCCCTGGAAGCTGAGCTGCAGGCAGAGGCCAAGGCCTTCATGGACTCCTACACAATGCGCTTCTGTGGCCACCTGGCTGCAGTCGGGGGTGCTGTAGGTGCTGGGCTCATGGGCCTGGCAGGGGGTGTGGTGGGtgcaggcatggcagcagcagCTTTGGCTGCTGAAGCAGGGATGGTGGCAGCTGGGGCAGCCGTGGGGGCCACTGGGGCTGCTGTCGTTGGAGGTGGTGTGGGTGCTGGCCTGGCTGCTACCGTGGGCTGCATGGAAAAAGAGGAAGATGAGCGGGTACAAGGAGGGGACCGAGAACCCCTTCTCCAGGAAGAATAA
- the Rnf112 gene encoding RING finger protein 112 isoform X1 has product MPRPALSVTAFCHRLGKRESKRSFMGNSSNSWKHKGRMGQAVQGGTRTSRSHASFPKLELGLGHRPSPPREPPTCSICLERLREPISLDCGHDFCIRCFSTHRIPGCETPCCPECRKICKQKKGLRSLGERMKLLPQRPQPPALQETCAVRAERLLLVRINASGGLILRMGAINRCLKHPLARDTPVCLLAVLGEQHSGKSFLLDHLLRGLPSLESGDSGRPRTEGSLPGIRWGANGLTRGIWMWSHPFLLGKEGKKVAVFLVDTGDVMSPELSRETRVKLCALTMMLSSYQILNTSQELKDTDLGYLEMFVHVAEVMGKHYGMVPIQHLDLLVRDSSHHNKSGQGHMGDILQKLSGKYPKVQELLLGKRARCYLLPAPERQWVNKGQASPGGNTEDDFSHLFRAYILDVLSTAPQHAKSRCQGYWSEGRAVARGDRRLLTGQQLAQEIKNLSGWMGKTGPSFSSPDEMAAQLHDLRKVEAAKKEFEEYVRQQDIATKRIFSALRVLPDTMRNLLSTQKDAILARHGVALLCKEREQTLEALEAELQAEAKAFMDSYTMRFCGHLAAVGGAVGAGLMGLAGGVVGAGMAAAALAAEAGMVAAGAAVGATGAAVVGGGVGAGLAATVGCMEKEEDERVQGGDREPLLQEE; this is encoded by the exons ATGCCGAGGCCCGCTCTGTCAGTCACTGCTTTTTGTCATCGGCTTGGCAAACGG GAGAGCAAAAGAAGCTTCATGGGAAACAGCAGCAACAGTTG GAAGCACAAAGGCCGGATGGGCCAGGCTGTGCAGGGAGGGACCAGGACAAGCAG GTCCCATGCATCATTCCCCAAGCTGGAGCTGGGCCTGGGACACCGTCCCTCCCCACCCCGGGAGCCGCCTACCTGCTCCATCTGTCTGGAAAGGCTTCGAGAGCCCATCTCACTGGACTGTGGCCATGACTTTTGCATTCGGTGCTTCAGCACACATCGCATCCCAGGCTGCGAGACACCATGCTGCCCCGAGTGCCGGAAAATCTGCAAGCAAAAGAAGGGCCTCCGCAGTCTAGGGGAGAGGATGAAGCTCCTGCCACAGCGGCCACAGCCCCCTGCACTGCAG gAGACCTGTGCTGTGAGGGCTGAGCGGCTGCTGCTGGTTCGGATCAATGCCTCTGGAGGCCTCATCCTCAGGATGGGAGCCATAAACCGCTGCCTGAAGCATCCACTGGCCAGGGACACACCTGTCTGTTTGCTTGCTGTCCTGGGAgagcagcactcaggaaagtccTTCCTCTTGGACCACTTGCTCAGAGGCTTACCAAGCCTG GAATCTGGTGACAGTGGCAGGCCCAGAACAGAGGGGTCCCTTCCTGGGATCAGGTGGGGTGCCAATGGCCTTACTAGGGGCATCTGGATGTGGAGTCACCCCTTTCTGctgggaaaagaagggaagaag GTGGCTGTGTTCTTAGTGGACACAGGAGATGTCATGAGCCCAGAACTGAGCAGGGAAACAAGGGTCAAGCTCTGTGCTCTCACCATGATGCTCAGCTCCTACCAG ATCCTGaacacctcccaagagctgaagGATACAGACCTGGGCTACCTAGAG ATGTTCGTTCATGTGGCTGAGGTGATGGGCAAGCATTATGGGATGGTGCCAATCCAG CATCTGGACCTCTTAGTTCGTGACTCTTCCCATCACAATAAGTCAGGGCAAGGGCACATGGGTGACATACTCCAG AAGCTGTCTGGCAAATACCCCAAGGTCCAGGAGCTGCTCCTAGGGAAACGGGCCCGCTGTTACCTCCTGCCTGCTCCTGAGAGGCAGTGGGTAAACAAAGGCCAAGCAAGCCCAGGAGGCA ACACAGAAGATGACTTCTCCCATCTCTTCCGGGCCTACATCTTGGATGTGCTGAGCACAGCACCTCAGCATGCTAAGAGCCGCTGCCAGGGGTACTGGAGTGAGGGCCGTGCTGTGGCCAGGGGGGACAGACGCCTGCTCACAGGGCAGCAGCTAGCACAGGAGATCAAG AACCTCTCGGGCTGGATGGGGAAGACTGGGCCCAGTTTCAGCTCTCCAGATGAG ATGGCTGCCCAGCTCCATGACCTGAGGAAAGTGGAAGCTGCCAAGAAGGAGTTTGAGGAATACGTGAGGCAGCAG GACATAGCCACAAAGCGCATCTTCTCTGCACTCCGAGTCCTGCCTGACACCATGCGGAACCTGCTCTCTACCCAGAAGGACGCCATCTTGGCTCGCCATGGGGTCGCCTTGTTGTGCAAGGAGAGAGAGCAGACCTTAGAAGCCCTGGAAGCTGAGCTGCAGGCAGAGGCCAAGGCCTTCATGGACTCCTACACAATGCGCTTCTGTGGCCACCTGGCTGCAGTCGGGGGTGCTGTAGGTGCTGGGCTCATGGGCCTGGCAGGGGGTGTGGTGGGtgcaggcatggcagcagcagCTTTGGCTGCTGAAGCAGGGATGGTGGCAGCTGGGGCAGCCGTGGGGGCCACTGGGGCTGCTGTCGTTGGAGGTGGTGTGGGTGCTGGCCTGGCTGCTACCGTGGGCTGCATGGAAAAAGAGGAAGATGAGCGGGTACAAGGAGGGGACCGAGAACCCCTTCTCCAGGAAGAATAA
- the Rnf112 gene encoding RING finger protein 112 isoform X3, whose product MPRPALSVTAFCHRLGKRESKRSFMGNSSNSWSHASFPKLELGLGHRPSPPREPPTCSICLERLREPISLDCGHDFCIRCFSTHRIPGCETPCCPECRKICKQKKGLRSLGERMKLLPQRPQPPALQETCAVRAERLLLVRINASGGLILRMGAINRCLKHPLARDTPVCLLAVLGEQHSGKSFLLDHLLRGLPSLESGDSGRPRTEGSLPGIRWGANGLTRGIWMWSHPFLLGKEGKKVAVFLVDTGDVMSPELSRETRVKLCALTMMLSSYQILNTSQELKDTDLGYLEMFVHVAEVMGKHYGMVPIQHLDLLVRDSSHHNKSGQGHMGDILQKLSGKYPKVQELLLGKRARCYLLPAPERQWVNKGQASPGDTEDDFSHLFRAYILDVLSTAPQHAKSRCQGYWSEGRAVARGDRRLLTGQQLAQEIKNLSGWMGKTGPSFSSPDEMAAQLHDLRKVEAAKKEFEEYVRQQDIATKRIFSALRVLPDTMRNLLSTQKDAILARHGVALLCKEREQTLEALEAELQAEAKAFMDSYTMRFCGHLAAVGGAVGAGLMGLAGGVVGAGMAAAALAAEAGMVAAGAAVGATGAAVVGGGVGAGLAATVGCMEKEEDERVQGGDREPLLQEE is encoded by the exons ATGCCGAGGCCCGCTCTGTCAGTCACTGCTTTTTGTCATCGGCTTGGCAAACGG GAGAGCAAAAGAAGCTTCATGGGAAACAGCAGCAACAGTTG GTCCCATGCATCATTCCCCAAGCTGGAGCTGGGCCTGGGACACCGTCCCTCCCCACCCCGGGAGCCGCCTACCTGCTCCATCTGTCTGGAAAGGCTTCGAGAGCCCATCTCACTGGACTGTGGCCATGACTTTTGCATTCGGTGCTTCAGCACACATCGCATCCCAGGCTGCGAGACACCATGCTGCCCCGAGTGCCGGAAAATCTGCAAGCAAAAGAAGGGCCTCCGCAGTCTAGGGGAGAGGATGAAGCTCCTGCCACAGCGGCCACAGCCCCCTGCACTGCAG gAGACCTGTGCTGTGAGGGCTGAGCGGCTGCTGCTGGTTCGGATCAATGCCTCTGGAGGCCTCATCCTCAGGATGGGAGCCATAAACCGCTGCCTGAAGCATCCACTGGCCAGGGACACACCTGTCTGTTTGCTTGCTGTCCTGGGAgagcagcactcaggaaagtccTTCCTCTTGGACCACTTGCTCAGAGGCTTACCAAGCCTG GAATCTGGTGACAGTGGCAGGCCCAGAACAGAGGGGTCCCTTCCTGGGATCAGGTGGGGTGCCAATGGCCTTACTAGGGGCATCTGGATGTGGAGTCACCCCTTTCTGctgggaaaagaagggaagaag GTGGCTGTGTTCTTAGTGGACACAGGAGATGTCATGAGCCCAGAACTGAGCAGGGAAACAAGGGTCAAGCTCTGTGCTCTCACCATGATGCTCAGCTCCTACCAG ATCCTGaacacctcccaagagctgaagGATACAGACCTGGGCTACCTAGAG ATGTTCGTTCATGTGGCTGAGGTGATGGGCAAGCATTATGGGATGGTGCCAATCCAG CATCTGGACCTCTTAGTTCGTGACTCTTCCCATCACAATAAGTCAGGGCAAGGGCACATGGGTGACATACTCCAG AAGCTGTCTGGCAAATACCCCAAGGTCCAGGAGCTGCTCCTAGGGAAACGGGCCCGCTGTTACCTCCTGCCTGCTCCTGAGAGGCAGTGGGTAAACAAAGGCCAAGCAAGCCCAGGAG ACACAGAAGATGACTTCTCCCATCTCTTCCGGGCCTACATCTTGGATGTGCTGAGCACAGCACCTCAGCATGCTAAGAGCCGCTGCCAGGGGTACTGGAGTGAGGGCCGTGCTGTGGCCAGGGGGGACAGACGCCTGCTCACAGGGCAGCAGCTAGCACAGGAGATCAAG AACCTCTCGGGCTGGATGGGGAAGACTGGGCCCAGTTTCAGCTCTCCAGATGAG ATGGCTGCCCAGCTCCATGACCTGAGGAAAGTGGAAGCTGCCAAGAAGGAGTTTGAGGAATACGTGAGGCAGCAG GACATAGCCACAAAGCGCATCTTCTCTGCACTCCGAGTCCTGCCTGACACCATGCGGAACCTGCTCTCTACCCAGAAGGACGCCATCTTGGCTCGCCATGGGGTCGCCTTGTTGTGCAAGGAGAGAGAGCAGACCTTAGAAGCCCTGGAAGCTGAGCTGCAGGCAGAGGCCAAGGCCTTCATGGACTCCTACACAATGCGCTTCTGTGGCCACCTGGCTGCAGTCGGGGGTGCTGTAGGTGCTGGGCTCATGGGCCTGGCAGGGGGTGTGGTGGGtgcaggcatggcagcagcagCTTTGGCTGCTGAAGCAGGGATGGTGGCAGCTGGGGCAGCCGTGGGGGCCACTGGGGCTGCTGTCGTTGGAGGTGGTGTGGGTGCTGGCCTGGCTGCTACCGTGGGCTGCATGGAAAAAGAGGAAGATGAGCGGGTACAAGGAGGGGACCGAGAACCCCTTCTCCAGGAAGAATAA